A portion of the Candidatus Binatus sp. genome contains these proteins:
- a CDS encoding acyl-CoA dehydrogenase family protein, with amino-acid sequence MADGFFPLTSAQQEWAARAADIAQRELAPRAVETDRTGTFPAEGLAALKREGFWKLRVSREHGGLEQDLLTTVLVTEALAKRCASTSLCYKMHLEASELVARIATPDQVERLVRPIVSGDALYTVAGSEAAGRGGAFAQNNAMSAVTPTADGYHLDNIRKSYVTSAGIATHHFFLCRVGKETTPDQVSVLIVERDKIDWKIDEPWNGLGMRGNNSCPVIFNGVVPKGNLMGSEHTVMRDQGRMFLPVVTATYAAVYLGVAAGAFEEAKRFLEYSDDETKPRIDNAVTRHRMAELSVEIERSRALLYSAASAFDHDQPTSTLACSQAKFACSETGVHVTSEIMGMGGGTAFARRGLTFDRFLRDARAGVVMGITNDTVLANIARMLFPPPRKTENKPR; translated from the coding sequence ATGGCGGACGGGTTTTTCCCTCTGACGAGCGCACAACAAGAGTGGGCCGCGCGCGCGGCGGACATCGCGCAACGCGAGCTCGCGCCACGTGCGGTGGAGACGGATCGGACCGGGACTTTCCCTGCCGAGGGTTTGGCAGCTCTCAAGCGCGAGGGGTTTTGGAAACTCCGCGTTTCCCGCGAGCACGGGGGACTGGAACAGGACCTCTTGACGACGGTCCTCGTCACCGAGGCGCTGGCGAAACGATGCGCGTCGACGTCGCTGTGCTACAAGATGCACCTTGAGGCGTCCGAGCTAGTCGCCCGTATCGCCACCCCTGATCAAGTGGAACGTCTGGTGCGGCCGATCGTTTCCGGCGACGCTCTCTACACGGTGGCAGGCTCCGAGGCTGCCGGCCGGGGTGGCGCGTTCGCCCAGAATAATGCCATGTCCGCGGTGACCCCGACTGCCGACGGCTACCACCTCGATAATATTCGCAAGAGCTATGTCACCTCGGCCGGTATTGCCACCCATCATTTCTTCCTGTGCAGGGTCGGCAAGGAGACCACCCCCGATCAAGTCAGCGTGCTGATTGTCGAGCGCGACAAGATCGATTGGAAGATCGACGAGCCGTGGAACGGACTTGGGATGCGCGGGAATAACAGTTGTCCCGTGATCTTCAATGGAGTCGTGCCCAAGGGGAATCTGATGGGGTCGGAGCACACCGTGATGAGGGATCAGGGGCGCATGTTTCTACCGGTGGTGACTGCCACCTACGCGGCGGTCTATCTTGGCGTCGCCGCCGGTGCGTTCGAGGAGGCCAAGCGGTTTCTCGAATATTCCGATGACGAGACCAAGCCTCGGATCGATAATGCCGTGACCCGCCATCGCATGGCGGAGCTTAGCGTCGAGATCGAGCGGTCGCGGGCGTTGCTGTATTCCGCCGCCTCCGCATTCGATCATGATCAGCCCACCAGCACGCTGGCCTGTTCACAAGCCAAATTCGCTTGCTCGGAGACGGGCGTTCACGTCACGTCCGAGATTATGGGAATGGGGGGAGGTACCGCGTTCGCGCGCCGCGGACTGACCTTCGACCGCTTCCTCCGCGACGCACGGGCTGGAGTGGTGATGGGAATCACTAACGACACCGTGCTCGCCAACATCGCCAGGATGCTTTTCCCGCCGCCGCGCAAAACCGAAAATAAACCGCGCTAA
- a CDS encoding cysteine dioxygenase family protein: MFDLKQFIENCKGKPASAVKDLIQGALRDPAAVSAAIDAEFAGRDLSKAGIADLIFFRSPTLTVLKAATPPKFKTPPHNHNMWAVIGTYDGQEDNTFYRRGERGLEKAGGKDLKTGDVVVLGEDAIHAIANPLDRPSCAIHIYGGDLLNFSNRSVWNPFTFEEHPYDIKLITNYARELMAGAQS; encoded by the coding sequence ATGTTTGACCTCAAACAATTTATTGAGAACTGCAAGGGCAAACCGGCATCGGCGGTCAAAGATTTGATCCAGGGGGCACTGCGCGATCCGGCCGCCGTTAGCGCCGCGATCGACGCCGAATTCGCGGGTCGGGACCTTTCGAAGGCAGGTATCGCCGATTTGATCTTTTTTCGCTCACCGACGCTTACGGTGCTTAAGGCGGCCACACCGCCAAAGTTCAAAACGCCCCCGCATAATCACAATATGTGGGCAGTGATCGGCACCTATGACGGGCAGGAAGACAATACCTTTTACCGGCGCGGCGAGAGGGGTTTGGAAAAGGCGGGCGGCAAAGATCTGAAAACCGGCGATGTTGTAGTTCTCGGCGAAGACGCGATTCACGCGATCGCAAATCCGCTCGACCGCCCATCCTGCGCAATCCATATTTACGGTGGTGACCTATTGAATTTCTCGAACCGCAGCGTATGGAACCCGTTCACCTTCGAAGAACATCCATACGACATCAAGCTCATCACGAACTATGCCCGCGAGCTCATGGCTGGGGCACAGTCCTGA
- a CDS encoding CGNR zinc finger domain-containing protein, with protein sequence MLRILVCLLEDARPPCARRWCSMQACGNRAKTRRHYLRRKAG encoded by the coding sequence ATGCTGCGTATCCTCGTATGCTTGCTTGAGGATGCACGCCCGCCATGCGCCCGGCGATGGTGCTCAATGCAGGCATGCGGCAATCGCGCAAAGACGCGACGCCATTATCTGCGCCGCAAAGCCGGATGA
- a CDS encoding class I SAM-dependent methyltransferase, protein MPVLRILERETAHCVLQFVWKVVTRNVGLVDSLFQRYQPISRSTTAARQRSSYASAACIVRLVLRANRPDARFDDAMDEITADRKKAAALTRQVGVDFGAAMTVALAYIGDRLGIFKALAGGTPMTSPQLAERTRLSERYIREWAATMAASGYLDYNPADATFRLNPEQATVLASDDNTYFMGGAFQYAVACYRQLPKLMESFEHGGGVPFTDFGSDIVEAIERLFHTGYETWVAQQWIPAVPDIHQRLIAGGEAAEVGCGAGQCLIPVATAYPNSRFFGYDVDQTSIERARRKAAQAGVAGRVAFERIAAEELPFADRFDLVMAFNCIHDMARPRQVLAALHRIVKPDGAALWSEAQAGDRLEQNLNPQGRTMYASSTMHCMTVSLAQGGEALGSVIGEAKARAMAGEAGFSRFERLPVKNPIHQIFLLRR, encoded by the coding sequence GTGCCAGTCCTTCGCATACTCGAACGGGAAACGGCTCATTGTGTCCTCCAATTTGTATGGAAGGTGGTAACGCGAAACGTCGGACTCGTCGATTCGCTTTTCCAACGGTACCAGCCCATCAGCCGCAGTACCACAGCAGCCCGGCAAAGGTCAAGTTACGCAAGCGCCGCGTGCATCGTCAGGTTAGTTTTGAGGGCGAACCGCCCAGATGCTAGATTTGACGACGCTATGGATGAAATTACAGCGGATCGAAAAAAAGCCGCCGCCCTGACGCGTCAGGTGGGCGTGGATTTCGGCGCAGCAATGACGGTTGCCCTCGCCTACATCGGTGACCGCCTCGGAATTTTCAAGGCATTGGCTGGAGGTACGCCGATGACCTCGCCGCAGCTGGCCGAACGTACCCGGCTCAGCGAGCGCTATATCCGCGAATGGGCCGCTACCATGGCGGCGTCCGGATACCTCGACTACAACCCGGCCGATGCAACCTTTCGATTAAACCCCGAGCAGGCGACGGTGTTGGCGAGCGACGACAACACCTACTTCATGGGCGGAGCTTTTCAGTATGCGGTGGCGTGTTACCGCCAGCTTCCGAAGTTGATGGAGTCGTTCGAGCATGGCGGCGGCGTTCCCTTCACCGACTTCGGCAGCGATATCGTCGAAGCTATCGAGCGGCTTTTCCACACCGGATACGAGACCTGGGTCGCTCAGCAATGGATTCCGGCGGTGCCGGATATTCATCAACGGCTGATAGCCGGAGGTGAAGCGGCGGAAGTGGGATGCGGCGCCGGGCAATGTCTCATTCCGGTTGCGACGGCCTATCCCAACAGCCGCTTTTTCGGCTACGACGTGGACCAAACATCGATCGAGCGGGCCCGTCGTAAAGCCGCCCAGGCCGGAGTTGCCGGGCGCGTCGCTTTCGAGCGAATCGCGGCGGAGGAACTGCCGTTCGCGGACCGCTTCGACCTGGTGATGGCCTTCAACTGTATCCATGACATGGCGCGCCCGCGCCAGGTTTTGGCCGCGCTTCACCGAATCGTCAAGCCCGATGGCGCCGCCTTGTGGTCGGAGGCGCAAGCCGGGGACCGGCTCGAGCAAAACCTCAATCCGCAAGGGCGTACGATGTATGCCTCCAGCACGATGCATTGCATGACGGTGTCGCTGGCGCAGGGCGGTGAGGCCTTGGGTTCGGTAATCGGCGAAGCCAAGGCGCGCGCGATGGCCGGAGAAGCCGGCTTCTCGCGGTTCGAGAGATTGCCGGTGAAGAATCCGATCCATCAGATCTTCCTCCTGCGCCGCTGA
- a CDS encoding Rieske 2Fe-2S domain-containing protein: protein MSRFPFEYAKDWHVVSYSDELARSEVKAIRYFGRDLVIFRTEGGQASVLDAYCPHLGAHLGIGGTVAGESIQCPFHHWQYGTDGRCVHVPRAHKIPAKAVVPAWPVIERNGWIAVWYHPDRKDPEFDLPAIKEWGNPAWSERYTKFRWEIRTHPQDIMENTADFEHFMELHGAPQLEERIQKIDGTTLHWGLTYRLTDGPAANGRFLIEGDSWGLGCGPNYIDTGTFKVVAMAGATPIDEERTELRLGFLIPREVKADANLSAAAEAYMQGHTGAIDQDVPIWENKLYRPKPVLSDVDGPIGAYRKWARQFYAEVRQ, encoded by the coding sequence ATGAGCCGTTTCCCGTTCGAGTATGCGAAGGACTGGCACGTGGTTTCGTATTCAGACGAGCTGGCCCGCTCGGAGGTCAAGGCGATCCGCTACTTTGGGCGCGATCTCGTGATCTTTCGCACCGAGGGCGGACAAGCGTCGGTGCTTGACGCGTACTGCCCGCATCTCGGGGCGCATCTTGGTATTGGAGGCACGGTCGCAGGCGAGTCGATCCAGTGTCCTTTCCACCACTGGCAGTACGGAACGGACGGCAGGTGCGTGCACGTGCCACGCGCCCACAAGATTCCCGCCAAGGCGGTGGTTCCAGCTTGGCCGGTTATCGAGCGCAACGGCTGGATAGCAGTCTGGTACCATCCTGACCGCAAGGATCCGGAATTCGATCTGCCCGCGATCAAAGAGTGGGGCAATCCGGCGTGGAGCGAGCGCTATACCAAGTTTCGCTGGGAGATCCGAACTCATCCCCAGGATATCATGGAAAACACCGCCGACTTCGAGCACTTCATGGAACTGCACGGCGCTCCGCAGCTCGAAGAACGCATCCAGAAAATCGACGGGACCACCCTCCACTGGGGTCTAACCTATCGGCTTACGGACGGACCGGCCGCCAACGGCAGGTTCCTTATTGAGGGAGACTCTTGGGGGCTGGGGTGCGGACCCAACTACATCGATACCGGTACGTTCAAGGTGGTGGCGATGGCGGGTGCGACGCCAATCGACGAGGAGCGCACGGAGCTGCGGCTCGGCTTTCTTATTCCGCGCGAGGTCAAAGCCGACGCCAACCTGTCAGCCGCCGCGGAGGCTTACATGCAGGGTCATACCGGCGCGATCGATCAGGACGTGCCGATTTGGGAAAACAAGCTGTATCGGCCTAAGCCGGTACTATCAGACGTGGACGGGCCTATCGGTGCATACCGCAAGTGGGCCCGCCAATTTTATGCGGAGGTACGACAATGA
- a CDS encoding TauD/TfdA family dioxygenase, which produces MSQATVLARSPRRLMSGITIEDLALPREMRVEPSGGSCGAIVHGIDLADDLPGDVIAGLLALVCHSGVMILRGQSRLTPERQSVVTEWLGKPFFRDSGVDNMAMVGRTPVQILGSQAKDPGGKVAAADVDNGLKLGPHSDVQDYQVTPDFTILHAVEVVPSSQGGNTYWANLYRAYDELDQDTKRLVSGLQWMPASTQATAYGVGMQRAKAEVEKSGLKLDSDVRHPVVRTHPVTRRKALWVSSFTIRVTGLGDQEREQELTDRLKKHVNQDHLWYKHEWSKDDVVVWDNRSVNHWREAWNPDLRRTMHRSQAGSARPF; this is translated from the coding sequence ATGAGCCAAGCAACTGTGCTGGCGCGGTCACCGCGGCGACTCATGAGCGGCATAACGATTGAAGATCTCGCGCTGCCGCGAGAGATGCGGGTCGAACCAAGTGGCGGATCCTGCGGTGCGATAGTGCATGGAATCGATCTGGCCGACGATCTTCCAGGCGACGTAATTGCGGGGCTGCTGGCATTGGTGTGTCACTCAGGCGTGATGATCCTGCGCGGACAATCGCGGCTCACTCCCGAGCGTCAAAGCGTCGTCACGGAGTGGCTCGGTAAGCCCTTCTTTCGAGATAGCGGCGTTGACAATATGGCGATGGTCGGCCGAACCCCGGTGCAGATCCTGGGCTCACAGGCGAAGGATCCGGGCGGCAAGGTAGCAGCAGCCGACGTCGACAACGGCTTGAAACTCGGGCCTCACAGCGATGTTCAGGACTATCAGGTCACCCCGGATTTTACCATTCTCCACGCCGTCGAGGTGGTGCCAAGCTCTCAAGGTGGAAACACGTATTGGGCAAATCTCTACCGGGCGTACGACGAACTTGATCAGGATACGAAGCGGCTGGTCAGCGGCTTGCAATGGATGCCGGCCAGCACCCAAGCCACGGCATATGGCGTCGGGATGCAGAGGGCCAAGGCCGAAGTGGAAAAGAGCGGCCTCAAACTCGACTCCGACGTTCGACATCCCGTGGTCCGCACGCATCCGGTAACCCGGCGCAAGGCGCTGTGGGTGTCGAGCTTCACGATTCGGGTGACTGGACTCGGCGATCAAGAGCGGGAGCAAGAGCTCACTGACCGGCTCAAGAAACACGTGAACCAGGACCATCTCTGGTACAAGCACGAGTGGAGCAAGGATGACGTTGTAGTGTGGGATAATCGGAGCGTCAATCATTGGCGGGAGGCATGGAACCCGGACTTGAGGCGCACCATGCATCGAAGTCAGGCGGGATCCGCCCGACCCTTCTAG
- a CDS encoding sulfurtransferase — MPKDDIRYHDPDALVQTDWLEAHLGDANLRIFDCTTHLMPADANTDAPYRIVSGKAEYDAAHIPGAGFLDLQGELSDNTTKLRFMLPSAGQFAAVMSRCGVGEGSRVVLYSADGIMWATRVWWMLRAFGFDHAAVLDGGWEKWQTEGRPVSAKPCAYPPTTFIARPRPELFVGKDQVRAALADSNTVIVNALPSELHRGTSPSRYGRPGRVPGSVNVPAARLLDRNTKTFVPLADASTKFGAAGVEPSKNVICYCGGGISATVDLFLLYQLGYGQLTLYDGSMGEWARDPSLPIETD, encoded by the coding sequence ATGCCCAAAGATGACATAAGATATCACGATCCCGATGCGCTGGTGCAAACTGACTGGCTTGAGGCCCATCTGGGCGATGCCAATCTGCGCATTTTCGATTGCACGACGCACCTGATGCCCGCGGACGCCAACACCGATGCCCCCTACCGCATCGTCAGCGGTAAGGCGGAATATGACGCCGCGCATATTCCGGGCGCGGGGTTTCTCGATCTCCAAGGGGAACTGTCGGACAATACGACGAAGCTGCGGTTCATGCTGCCGTCGGCCGGCCAGTTCGCCGCAGTAATGTCTCGTTGCGGAGTTGGAGAAGGCAGCCGCGTCGTCCTATACAGTGCCGACGGTATCATGTGGGCGACTCGAGTCTGGTGGATGCTGCGGGCGTTTGGCTTTGACCACGCTGCGGTATTGGATGGAGGCTGGGAGAAATGGCAGACCGAAGGCCGCCCGGTTTCTGCCAAGCCCTGCGCGTATCCTCCTACTACCTTCATTGCGCGACCACGCCCCGAGCTATTCGTGGGCAAGGACCAGGTGCGGGCCGCGCTGGCGGATAGCAACACCGTCATCGTTAACGCCTTACCCTCTGAGCTTCATCGCGGGACCAGCCCCAGCCGCTATGGTCGCCCTGGGCGAGTTCCCGGCAGTGTCAATGTGCCGGCGGCGAGGTTACTCGATCGCAACACCAAGACCTTCGTGCCGTTGGCGGACGCCAGCACAAAGTTCGGTGCGGCCGGCGTTGAACCATCCAAGAATGTCATCTGTTATTGCGGCGGCGGGATATCAGCCACCGTCGATTTGTTTCTGTTGTATCAGCTCGGATATGGACAACTTACCTTGTATGATGGTTCCATGGGCGAATGGGCTAGAGACCCCTCGCTACCGATCGAAACAGATTGA
- a CDS encoding MBL fold metallo-hydrolase translates to MASIAPIDKVEIHVLVDNATDSLSSTPAHAESEFAFLERHGMRELSGDCLCCACHGLSLLITATRGAHRHTVLFDTGPEEYAFERNSMRLGVDLGTVESIVLSHGHWDHAGGMLKALDLIRNRNGGRAIPYYAHPGMFRSRARRLPNGTMFPMKDVPAIEALTAHGAQVNCTREPQVFVDSMFYLSGEIPRVTPFERGLPAHYQKTEEGQWMPDPMLIDERFLMVNVAGKGLVVFTACSHAGLVNVLKHARDCAPGVPLYAVLGGFHLSGPNEKIIAETVQAVSEFSLRTIAAGHCTGWRAVRAFANAVGETVVDPSVVGKRYTF, encoded by the coding sequence ATGGCTAGCATTGCGCCGATCGATAAGGTCGAGATTCACGTCCTGGTCGATAATGCGACCGACAGCCTTTCGAGCACTCCCGCTCACGCGGAATCCGAGTTCGCCTTTCTGGAACGGCACGGTATGCGGGAGCTGTCCGGTGACTGTCTTTGCTGCGCATGCCACGGCCTCTCCCTCCTGATCACGGCCACTCGCGGCGCACATCGGCACACTGTCCTTTTCGACACCGGACCTGAAGAATATGCGTTCGAGCGCAACTCGATGCGCCTTGGCGTTGATTTGGGAACGGTCGAAAGCATCGTGCTGTCCCATGGGCACTGGGATCATGCTGGAGGGATGCTGAAAGCGCTCGATCTCATCCGCAACCGTAACGGCGGCCGGGCCATTCCGTATTATGCTCATCCCGGGATGTTCCGATCGCGAGCCCGGCGACTGCCCAACGGCACTATGTTCCCGATGAAGGACGTTCCAGCTATCGAAGCTCTGACCGCGCATGGCGCACAGGTTAACTGCACGCGAGAGCCGCAGGTCTTTGTTGATAGTATGTTTTACCTGAGCGGTGAAATCCCGCGAGTGACGCCGTTCGAGCGCGGACTGCCCGCGCACTATCAAAAGACCGAAGAAGGGCAGTGGATGCCCGACCCGATGTTGATCGACGAGCGATTTTTGATGGTAAACGTCGCCGGAAAAGGGCTGGTGGTGTTCACCGCGTGTTCTCATGCCGGGTTGGTAAACGTCTTGAAGCATGCCCGCGACTGCGCGCCGGGCGTTCCGCTCTACGCTGTGCTTGGCGGGTTCCATCTCTCCGGCCCAAATGAAAAAATCATTGCGGAGACCGTTCAAGCCGTCAGCGAATTCAGCTTGCGCACAATCGCCGCCGGGCATTGCACCGGATGGCGAGCGGTCAGAGCATTTGCCAACGCCGTCGGCGAGACGGTGGTGGACCCTTCGGTAGTCGGTAAGCGCTACACGTTCTGA
- a CDS encoding enoyl-CoA hydratase/isomerase family protein, whose protein sequence is MAYENFIVERAGAIATVYFNRPEKLNPIGGKLMSEMLAIAHELQEDEASRVVILTGKGRSFCVGADIGGLTAGAGAQAQRAQSDAARMRAARTGWRLMEEWERLDQITIAAVNGFAIGGGLSLAMACDFRIASAAARIWIPEVGLGVPYMWGSVARLINLVGMSKAKEMIMTCDEVSAEEALKIGLVNQVVPAERLSTAALEFAAKLAGKPPMALRRTKDFFKALGNGRLGDITFADGYMGLSCIASDDMAEAMAVFKEKRPGHYRDR, encoded by the coding sequence ATGGCATACGAGAATTTCATCGTCGAGCGCGCCGGCGCGATCGCGACCGTGTATTTCAACCGGCCCGAGAAGCTCAATCCGATAGGCGGAAAGCTGATGAGCGAGATGCTCGCCATCGCCCATGAGCTGCAGGAGGATGAGGCCTCGCGCGTCGTGATCCTGACCGGCAAAGGACGCTCGTTCTGTGTCGGCGCCGATATTGGCGGGCTTACCGCCGGTGCGGGCGCGCAAGCGCAGCGCGCTCAGAGCGATGCGGCCCGGATGCGCGCGGCGCGCACAGGATGGCGCCTGATGGAGGAGTGGGAGCGGCTGGACCAGATAACCATCGCGGCGGTCAACGGCTTTGCGATCGGCGGCGGATTGTCGCTTGCGATGGCGTGTGACTTTCGCATCGCGTCCGCCGCTGCGCGCATCTGGATACCGGAGGTCGGCCTCGGAGTACCGTATATGTGGGGCTCGGTCGCTCGGCTCATCAACCTGGTGGGGATGAGCAAAGCCAAGGAAATGATCATGACCTGCGACGAGGTGAGCGCGGAGGAGGCGTTGAAGATTGGGTTGGTCAACCAGGTGGTACCGGCAGAGCGGCTCAGTACGGCGGCGCTGGAGTTCGCCGCGAAACTTGCCGGCAAGCCCCCAATGGCGCTTAGGCGCACCAAGGATTTTTTCAAGGCGCTGGGCAACGGCCGCCTCGGCGACATCACTTTTGCCGACGGATACATGGGACTTTCCTGCATCGCCAGCGACGACATGGCGGAGGCGATGGCCGTGTTCAAGGAGAAGCGTCCCGGCCATTATCGCGACCGCTGA
- a CDS encoding VOC family protein, whose amino-acid sequence MMTGPANMWVNAGRQQFHLPTSKPQVLRGHIGVVVSDYDALPQRLSRVRESLADTRFECHERDGFIEALCPWGNRIRCFAPNQRFGPMAVGIPYVEFDVPVGTADGIARFYSQILGAQAAPLEDAQGRFACVTAGTGQNLFFRETNRLSQPYDQHHIQIYINDFSGPHRRLVAKGLISQESDQHQYRFQDIVDPDNGKVLFAVEHEVRSMKHPLYLRRLVNRNPSQSIIGYSPGEDARNWAMSSN is encoded by the coding sequence ATGATGACCGGTCCGGCCAATATGTGGGTTAATGCGGGCCGTCAGCAATTCCATTTACCCACCAGCAAGCCCCAGGTGTTGCGCGGTCATATCGGGGTGGTTGTCTCGGACTATGACGCCCTGCCGCAGCGCCTGAGCCGCGTACGTGAGTCGCTCGCCGACACGCGGTTTGAATGTCATGAGCGTGACGGATTCATCGAGGCGCTTTGTCCGTGGGGCAATCGGATTCGTTGCTTTGCTCCGAATCAGCGCTTCGGCCCCATGGCGGTTGGTATCCCCTACGTCGAGTTTGACGTGCCGGTTGGAACAGCTGACGGGATCGCGCGTTTTTACTCGCAGATTCTAGGCGCGCAAGCAGCACCGCTGGAGGACGCGCAGGGCCGCTTTGCCTGCGTCACCGCCGGGACTGGGCAAAATCTTTTTTTCCGGGAAACTAACCGGCTAAGTCAGCCCTACGATCAACATCATATTCAAATCTACATTAACGATTTCTCAGGTCCCCATCGCCGTCTGGTTGCGAAGGGACTGATCAGTCAGGAGAGCGATCAGCATCAGTATCGATTCCAGGATATTGTCGACCCTGACAACGGCAAAGTGTTGTTTGCCGTCGAGCACGAAGTTCGCAGCATGAAGCATCCGCTATATTTGCGGCGGCTAGTCAATCGCAATCCTTCTCAAAGCATCATCGGCTACTCGCCGGGAGAGGACGCCCGCAACTGGGCGATGTCGTCGAACTAG
- a CDS encoding VOC family protein, with translation MTLQAPWPEMMEAGKPYDRAAEDLGNIVALEHVNVTVPDQEKAALFYINGLGLTRDPT, from the coding sequence TTGACGCTCCAGGCGCCATGGCCAGAAATGATGGAAGCCGGTAAACCCTATGATCGCGCAGCTGAAGACCTCGGCAATATCGTTGCCCTCGAGCATGTTAACGTAACTGTTCCCGATCAAGAGAAGGCGGCGTTGTTTTATATCAACGGACTGGGTTTGACGCGTGACCCTACATGA
- a CDS encoding alpha/beta hydrolase domain-containing protein encodes MPLQAYDLANLGYVEEEFLLQGTATCFKFIGERTAEGKWLVEPDRRAPFVTRLLVRRPANSARFSGTVIVEWNNVSGGIDASPDWTLLHRHIVRRGHAWVGVTAQKVGVDGGRIGRRAPSEEDLARALRSTRPPWRCLVF; translated from the coding sequence ATGCCGCTGCAAGCTTACGACCTCGCTAATCTAGGCTATGTGGAGGAGGAGTTTCTCCTTCAAGGCACAGCTACATGCTTCAAGTTCATCGGCGAACGCACCGCCGAGGGAAAATGGCTCGTAGAACCTGATCGGCGGGCACCGTTCGTCACGCGTCTACTCGTTCGACGTCCCGCGAACTCCGCGCGATTCAGCGGAACCGTCATCGTCGAATGGAACAACGTAAGCGGTGGCATCGACGCATCGCCCGATTGGACCCTGCTTCATCGCCATATCGTTCGGCGTGGCCACGCGTGGGTAGGAGTGACGGCACAGAAGGTCGGCGTTGACGGGGGGAGGATTGGTCGACGGGCTCCATCTGAAGAAGATCTCGCCCGAGCGCTACGGAGCACTCGTCCACCCTGGCGATGCCTGGTCTTTTGA
- a CDS encoding alpha/beta hydrolase domain-containing protein: protein MVDGLHLKKISPERYGALVHPGDAWSFDIFSQAGAALRTPGSSPLGKFQPARLVAIGESQSAMYLITYINAIDSIARVYDGFFVHGRGISGAPLDGSSLIRGGGNIADRLRNSPAERIRDDARVPVLVLQSETEVLSLGGGRPKQPDSERLRLWEIADTAHADTYLIIAGPQDDGRLTLERFAELLKPTNHLVIGDTESQINSGPQQHYVGHAAIEALDRWMRGGAAPSSALRLEIDGSATGFLLDENGNAAGGIRTPWVDVPTGILSGLGQSGGVFGFLFGTTKLFEAASLAGLYPGGKQEYVARFVRSLDEAISKGFLVADDREEIASLAAASFNA from the coding sequence TTGGTCGACGGGCTCCATCTGAAGAAGATCTCGCCCGAGCGCTACGGAGCACTCGTCCACCCTGGCGATGCCTGGTCTTTTGACATCTTCAGTCAGGCCGGGGCTGCGCTGCGAACTCCTGGTTCATCACCGCTTGGTAAGTTCCAGCCGGCCAGACTAGTCGCGATCGGCGAGTCGCAATCGGCGATGTACCTGATCACCTACATAAACGCGATCGACTCGATCGCGCGAGTTTACGATGGCTTCTTCGTTCACGGACGCGGCATCTCCGGCGCGCCGCTCGACGGCTCATCGCTTATTCGAGGTGGTGGTAATATTGCAGACCGATTGCGCAACTCACCCGCTGAGCGTATCCGCGATGACGCCCGCGTCCCGGTGCTGGTGCTTCAGAGCGAAACCGAGGTCCTTTCTCTGGGAGGCGGGCGCCCTAAGCAACCCGACTCCGAGCGCTTGCGTCTATGGGAAATAGCCGACACAGCGCACGCTGACACTTACCTTATTATCGCAGGTCCACAAGACGATGGTCGGCTGACGCTCGAGCGTTTCGCCGAACTTCTCAAGCCTACAAATCACCTGGTAATCGGCGACACCGAGAGTCAAATCAATTCCGGGCCGCAGCAACACTACGTCGGCCACGCAGCAATCGAAGCCCTCGACCGATGGATGCGCGGCGGCGCTGCTCCATCATCTGCTCTACGACTGGAGATCGACGGGAGCGCCACCGGGTTCTTGCTCGACGAAAATGGGAATGCTGCAGGCGGAATCCGCACCCCGTGGGTCGACGTTCCGACGGGAATCCTCTCCGGGCTCGGTCAGAGCGGAGGCGTATTCGGATTTCTGTTCGGCACAACCAAACTGTTCGAGGCCGCTAGCCTCGCCGGACTCTATCCGGGCGGAAAGCAAGAGTACGTGGCGCGGTTCGTGCGGTCGCTCGACGAGGCGATCTCAAAAGGCTTCCTGGTTGCCGACGATCGCGAAGAAATCGCTTCATTAGCAGCCGCTTCCTTCAACGCCTGA